GAGGGCGGCGCGGTCGGGGAAGTTCCGGTAGAGCGTGGCGTTGCCGACGCCCGCGCGGCGGGCGACGTCGTCCAGCGGCACCTCGGGCCCGAACTCGACGAAGAGCTCGCGCGCGGCCGAGACGATCCGCTCACGGTTGCGCAGCGCGTCGGCCCGGGGGCGGGCGGCGCGGCACGACGCTGTCGGTGCGGTGCCCTTCCCGGCGACGGTCTCCGCGACGCGTCCGGTGCCGGTCCGCGTGGCGCTTGTGGCGCCGGGCCGCGCGGTGTTGCCGGTGACGGCGGCCTGCGCTGCACCCTTGGCGGCGGTCTTCACTGCGCCCCTCACCTGCCCTTCCCCCTGCGTAGCCGGTAGGCCCCCTTCCGTAACCGGGGACCGCTTCCCCGTTTATCGGGGACACGTATGCAAACGGGGAGAGCCTCCCCGGTTATTTCCCACCCACCGTGTGACCCGAGTCACATCTCTCCGGGACGGAAACCCACCGATCGGCGCACCCAGCGAGCGCCCCCGGACCACCCGGCAGAGGCTGATCGCCAGAGCGCAGCCAGGGGTCGGCCGGCTGCCGCGGACCCCGAAGGCGCCTCTATGCAGCAGCCCCGCCACCGGATACGCAGACACCGCCGCCCGATCGCCCTGGCCGGAGCGACCGCGCTGGTCATAGCGGCCATGGCCTCGGCCAGCACCACCCTCCCCTCCGTCGGCCGTGCCTCGGCGGGCCCGGCGGCCACCGTCCAGGACTCCGCGCTCGCCCCGTGCCGGATCTCCGCGGCCATGGGCGTACAGATGTCCGAGGGCCTGCCGACCCCGCCCGGCTACGCCCGTTCGACCGGCGAGGTCAGGGCGCTCAACCTGATGATCGACTTCCCGGACGCGGAGGGGACGGAACCCGCGACGGACCGGTTCGCGGAGTTCTTCCCGCAGACCTCCGAGTGGTTCCGGACCAGCTCCTACGGCCGGCTCGTCTACCGGCCCGAGGCCCCCCTCAAGGACTGGCTGCGGATGCCGATGGCGTTCACGGAGTACGGGATAGAGCGCGGCTCACCGTTCGAGCCGGGCTACCGCCAGCTGGTGAAGGACATCGTCGCGGCCGCCGACCCCCGGGTCGACTTCTCGGAGTACGACCTGGTCAACATCCTGGTCAGCCCGAACGCCGGCCCCTCCGCGCTGGACACCGTGCTCTCGGTGACCTTCTCCGGCAACGACGAGGCCCCGGAGGCGGACGGCGTGCCGCTCGCCAACACCTCGTTCGTCTACAGCCGCCAGGACGACGGGTCGGGGTCGTACGCCGAGACCGGCTACCGGGTCCTGCCGCACGAGAACGGCCATGTCTTCGGGCTGCCCGACCTCTACACGATGGAGGGCGGCGGCTCGGTCGGGCACTGGGACATCATGTCCGAGGACTGGGGCGCCAACAACGACCTTTTGGCCTGGCACAAGTGGAAGCTCGGCTGGCTCGACAACGAGCAGATCAGCTGCGCCTCGCAGCCCGGCGTCAGCGAGCACACGCTCGGCCCGCTGGCCGCCGAGGGCGGCACCAAGCTCGCCTTCGTCCCGCTGAGCGCCCAGTCCGGCTACGCCGTGGAGGTGCGCACGACGGCGGGCAACGACGAGGCGGTCTGCCGGCCCGGGGTGCTGATCTACAAGGTCAGCTCCGACGTGGACACCGGCCAGGGACCGGTCTCCGTCGCCGACGCCACCGAGGACAGCGGCGGCTGCACCCGGCGCCCCAACGTGCACGCGGAGCTGTCCGACGCCCCGTTCCGGCCCGGCCAGACCTTCACCGACCGGGCCAACGGCGTACGGATATCCGTGCTGGACGAGGACGACGACGGCAACTACCGGGTACGGGTCACGCGCCCGTGAGCCTGCCGACGATCGAGACCCACCCGTCGCGGCGTACGGCACGGTCCCCCGTACGGAACCAGCCGCCGTCACCGAAGGCGGCTCCGGTCGCCGCCGCGTCGCGCCAGTAGCCGCGGAACAGCGACTGGCCGCGCAGCCACAGCTCCCCCGGCTCCCCATCGGGCCGTCCCTCGCCCGACGGCCCGGTGATCAGCACCTCCGTGACCGGGGCGGGCCGGCCCGCGCAGCCGGGCTCGGCACGGCAGTCGTCGCCGAACGGCGCGAGAACGACGCCGCACGTCTCGGCGAGGCCGTAGCCGGAGGCGAGGCCGTAGCCGGAGGCGAGGCCGTAGCCGGAGGCGAGGCCGTGGCCCGGAAGCGGCGCGGGACCCTCCGGCCCGCCCCCGGCGGGATCGTCCATCAGGGCGAGGGCGCCGCCGGCCGCCATCGCACCGTAGAAGCCGGTGAACGCGGCGGCGTCGGAGAACGGGAACGTCATCGGCCGGACCGGGGCGGGCTCCAGCCCCGGGATGGCGCCGCCCGCCCGTGCGGAGGCCGCCGCGTGGTAGCGGGCACTGAGCGCGGCACCGGCCTGGGCGAGATGCGTGGCCACCGCGCCCCGGGGGCGGCCGGTGGCGCCGCGGGTGTAGAGGATCGTGGCGTCGTCCTCCGGCCGGGGGGCCACGTCGGGCGGCGCGGCCAGCGGGTCGGGGGCGGGGAAATCCTCGTACCGCTCGACAGGCAGACCGTCCGTCGCCTGCCCCCCGCCGGGGAACGCGGCACGCCGGCGGTCCGCCGCCCGCTCACCACCGGGGAAGAGGACGACGCGCGTCCCGGTCCGCCGGGCCCAGCCGGCGACCTGCCCCAGCCGCTCCCCGTCCACCAGCAGCACCCCGGGCTCGCAGTCCTCCAGCGCGTACGTGAACGCTTCCTCGGGCCACCCGGCGTCCAGGGGTACGGCGACGAGACCGGCCAACTGGGCGGCCCAGAAGGCGATCTGCCACTCGGGACGGTTCCCCGACGCGATCACGGCACGGTCGCCGGGGCGCAGCCCGTACCGCTCGCGCAGACGTACCGCGAGAGCCGAGGCGGCGGCGAAGAACTCCCCGTAGGAGCAGGTCCGTTCCCCCGCGATCAGGAACGGCGCGTCCCCGTAGGCCCAGGTGGTCTCCACGAACTCCCGGAGCGTACGGGGGCCGTCGGCGTACTCCCGCGTCCCCCGCTCGCCGAGCACCACGGCGAAGGGTGCGCCGGGCGCGGTGAGGGAGGCCTCGACGCGCGCGGCGCGCCGGGCGGGCTCAGCCGATGCGGCTGCTCCGGGGTCCGGGGACGGGACGGTGTGCGGCACGGACGGCCTCTCTCGCGCTGACTCTGACGCTGACTGACACACGAGACGCTATGCGGGCGGTGGCCCGCCGCCAAGGCCGTCGTCGGCGCCACAGGCAAGCTGACCCGGGCCTACCGGCCCCAGACCAACGGCAAGGTCGAACGCTGCAACCGCACCCTGCTCGACGAATGGACCTACGGCCCTACACGGCCAACAACCGTGTCAACAACCCTGCGGGTCAATACACCTAGGTGTATTGACCCGCAGGGTTGTTGACACGGGTGATGGGTGGGTGGCCGCCGAGTGCGGTGTGGCTGCGGTGGTGGTTGTAGGTGTGGAGGAAGTCTGCCAGGGCTTCGGCCCGCTCGGTGTTGGCGGTGTAGGGCCGGATGTAGGCCCATTCGTCGAGCAGGGTGCGGTTGAAGCGTTCGACCTTGCCGTTGGTCTGGGGCCGGTAGGCCCGGGTCAGCTTGCCTGTGGCGCCGAGGTCCGCGAGGGCGTTCCTCCAGGCCAGGCCCTTGCGGTAGGCCCAGGCGTTGTCCGTCAGGACCCGCTCGATGCGGGGGATGCCCTGGCGGTGGAAGAAGGCGGCTGCGCGGGTGAGGAAGCCCGCGCAGGTCGCGACCTTCTCGTCGGGGTGGATCTCGCTGTAGGCCAGGCGGGAATGGTCGTCGACGGCAGAGTGGATGTAGTCGAAGCCCATGTTGCTGCGGGTGGCGCGGCCGGCCTGGCGGCCCAGGGTCCTGTGACCGCCGCCGTCGGGGATCCGGCCGAGCTTCTTCACGTCGATGTGGATCAGCTCGCCGGGCCGGTCGCGTTCGTAGCGGCGGATCAGGGTGCCGGTCGGACGGTCGATCCAGGACAGCCGGTTCAGACTGTGGCGGGTCAGGATCCGGTGCACGGTCGAGGCGGGCAGGCCCAGGACCGGGCCGATGCGGGCGGGGCCGAGCTTGCGGGTCCTGCGGAGGTCGCAGACGCGAGCCTCGACGGCCCGTGGGGTGCGGTGCGGTGTGCGATGGGGCCTGCTGGAGCGGTCGGCCAGGCCCGAGTCACCCTCCGCGCGCCAACGGCGGATCCACTTGTGGGCGGTAGGCCTGGATATGCCCATTTCGGCCGCCACATGGGCAACTGGCCGCCCACCGAGGACGCGATCGACCAGGATTCGCCTGCCGTGAACGGTCAGCCGGGCATTACGGTGGGACACGAAGACCTCCGTGTGTGGTGTGGAGCCTAGACACCTCCACCACACCGGAGGTCTTCGCCATGATCAAGCCCGGTCGGCGTTAACAACGCTCGTGATCAATACACCTAGGGCGTGGCGCGGGCGGCGGCCAGCGTCTCGGCCAGCAGCCGCCAGATGTCGGCGGCGAGATCGATGCTGGAGGCCGCCTGGGCCTCCTCCGCCAGGGTCCGCATCCGCTCCAGCCCCTCCTGATCCCGGCCCTCGATGATCAGCAGCCGGCTGTCAAGGATCTCCAGGCGCACCCGGGTGCGGTACGTCATGCGCGGATCGGCCGCACGCACCCGGTCCAGCAGGACGCGCGCATCGGCGAACTGCCCCCGCTGGAAGGAGATCTCGGCCTTGATGAAGGTCACCTCTTGCTCCAGCGCGGGAATCCCGACGAAGACCATGCCCGTCTCGGCCTGCTCGATGTACCGCTCCGAAGCGCCCAGCTCCGGCGGGGACTTCTGCAGGTGCAGCCGTGCCGCCGCCACCCGCAGCCGGGTCCAGAGCGGCAGGTTCTCCGCCCCGGCGAAGCCGTCGAGCGCCTCCTCCAGCAGCTTCTGCGCGGCGTCGAGATCCCCCTGCCGTACCCGCACGGCGGCCGCCGTCCACAGGGCCTCCGCCCCCAGCGGTTCCGACCTCGGCACGTTCAGCGCCGTCAGTTCGTCGGCGTGGACCCGGGCCTCGGTCAGCCGCCCCGCCTCGGACTCGGCCGACACCAGGGCCAGCAGGCTGGCCGCCATGTCCGGCACCGGGAGATCGTAGTCCCGGGCCAGGCCGTGGGCCGTCGTGGCCGCCTCGACGGCGGGGACGATCTCCCCGCAGGCGCGCAGGCAGCGCGCCAGCTGGGTGAAGCCGCGGGCCCGCAGGGTCGGCAGACCGAGTTCGTCACCCAGCGCGACGAGCTCCTCCAGAACGACCCGCTCCCTGGCATGGTCACTGTGCTGCCGCCGCCCCTGCGCGACGAGCCAGAGGCCCTGCCAGCGCAGCAGGGGGTCCTGCCCATCACCCGGGTACAGCGCGCGTTCCAGCGCTTCGAGGGCCGCGTCGGACGTGGCCGAAGCGGCGATGGCCAGGGCCTGCGCCAGCGAGTCGGCGGGGCGGCCCTCCTCCTCGAAGGCCGCGACGCCGATGCCCAGCCGGGAGGCCAGGTGCTGCACGGCGCGTGCGGTCGGCTGCCGCGATCCGGACTCCAGCCGGGAGACATAGCCGGTGGACATGCCGTCGCCGGCGAGCGCGGCTTGGGACAGGCCCCGCTCGCTCCGCAGCTGCTTGAGTCGCCGCCCGAAGTAAGGCTGTTCCAACACGTGATCAACCCCATTGGTCGCACTGGGAGGTGGGGAGCGGGAGGAGGGCGCCCGCATGCGCGCCTTGGTTCGCCGATCGGGGACGAGGCTAGCCAGAGTCGGGGCGGCTGGACAAATTCTTGCCCGACTCGTAGCCAGATTTGGCGAGGAATGTGCACCCCTCCGCCCGAGGAACCTTGCCCAAACTTTGGCAATAACTTGCCAAGTCCTGAACTGGTTTACTCGGCCAGCGCCGCTGGCCACTGCGCTTCGCATCTGGTTCTTCCGCCTCTGCCCAGGACTTCTTGCGCAGCCGTTCCCGCGTGTCACCCGAATCCGTGTCGCCGCCGACGCCTTCGCGGATGCGGGGCCCGCGTCGGCCACCCGGTAGACCGCGCCCCGGAGCGCCTGGTCAGGATCACGGCGTCCGGGGTCGCCGCCGTACGCGAGGACGGCCCGATGGACGAGGTCCTGGCCCTGGCGCGGGCGGTGCACGCCCTGGAGCCGGCCCCGCTGGAGAGCACGGACCGCGAGGCGATCGGGTCCCACGTGGCGCGGGTGCTGGATGCCCTGGGGGTGGAGTTCGGTCCGACGCACGCCGAGATCGTGCTGACCGAGGAGGGCCCGAAGATCATCGAGACGCATCTGCGGGTGGACGGCGACGACATCTTCAGCCTGGTCAAGGACGCCGTCGGCGTGGACATGCTGGACTTCCAGACCCGTCAGACGTTCGGCGAGAAGGTGCTCCCGGACATCCGGGCCATCCTGGAGTCGGACCGCGAGCCGCGCTGCGAGGCGATCCGGTACACCGCCCCGAAGGCCCACGGCACGTTCGTCGGCCCTGCGGACGCCGAGGCGGTCACCCGCAACCCGGACATCGCGGTGCCCCTCACCCCCGGCTCGGAACTGACGGGCCACGGCTCCTTCGCCCGCATCGCCCGGGCCAGGGCCTCGGCTCCCACGGCCGCGGCCGCCCTGGAGAAGGCCCGCTCGACGGTGAACGCCCTCTCGTTCCTGTTCACCGTCCCGTCGGACGAGCCCGGAACGGTATGACGCCCCCGCCCCGGTGGCCGCGGCGGTGGAGGCCGCCGCGATCACCGACCCGAGGACCGGCTGCCACCCCACCCGCTACACTGTGGGCGGCGGCCCAGTCTTCACGGCGGGGCCTCCGACGTATCCCGGCCTTCGTAGCTCAGGGGATAGAGCACCGCTCTCCTAAAGCGGGTGTCGCAGGTTCGAATCCTGCCGGGGGCACTGACCCGACACCAGGTCAGAGGCATCACAGGGCCCTCCCGTCATTCGAACGGGAGGGCCCTTTCGGCATCGGCGGCCGGTTCCTCGAAGGCCCCGGCGCCGCCTACGCCCGCTTCGCGGTATCGGCCACGATCTCCTCGATCACGTGCGCCGCGATCCGTGCCATCACCGGGTTCGTCTCCCGGTAGTGGGTCAGCTCCAGCAGGGCTATGGACAGCGCCCAGCCTCTTCCCCTCGTCCATGTGGCGTCGTCGGCCGCGATCGCCGTGCGGAACGTCTGCCTGGCTCCGGGCGTCAGCAGATACCAGGCCGCGATCAGGTCGACCGCCGGGTCGGCCAGGCCCGTGCAGCCGAAGTCGATGACCGCGGTGAGGCGGCCGTCCGCGACCAGGACGTTGCCCGGCTGGAGGTCGCCGTGCACCCAGACGGGGGCGGCCGTGAAGGGTGGGGCGGCCAGGGACTCCTTCCAGGCCGCGGCGACGGCCTCCGCGTCCACGATTCCGGCCAGGGTCGCCAGCGCCTCGCTGGTCGCCCGGTCGCGGGAAGCCAAGGGCTCGCTGCGGTATGCGGGCGGGGCGTCCTCCGGGGCGATCCGGCGGAGTGCCAGTACGAACTCCGCCAGGTCCGCCGCCAGGAGGTCCGAGGACGAAGAGGCGTCGCCGGGACGCGGGTTCGTGCCCTCCAGCCAGGTGCAGACCGACCAGGGGCGGGGGAATGACTTGTCCGGGGCCCCCTGGGCGAGCGGGAGCGGTACCGGGAACGGCAGTTGCCCGGCAAGTCGCGGCAGCCAGCGGTGTTCCGTCGCCACATCCGCCGCACTGCCCTCGGTACGGGGCAGCCGCACGGCCTTGTCGGTGCCCAGGCGGTAGATCGCGTTCGCCGTCCCGCTCGCGTCGACCGCCTCCACGGGCAGGTCCGTCCAGTGCGGGAACTGGGCGGCGATCAGGCCGCGTACGAGCGACGGTTCAATGATCATGCCGCGATCGAACCAGGTGGCCCGGGGGTGCACAACGTTGCGGCCCCGCCTCTGTCCCGTCGCCGCCTCGCCGCCTCGCCGTGGGACGCCCCCGCCCGTCCGAAAATCGGTGCGGCGGCGCGTATCCGTACGAGAGGATCTGCGGCCATGACGTATCCATCGCGCACCCTCGTACTTCCGCCTCAACTCACCGCCTCCGCAAGGAGGTTACGCACCACCGCGCTGCGGCGCGGGCTGCGGGTCGTGGAGGCGACGGCCTCCGCCGTATCCGCGGGGGCGGGGAGACCAGAGTGGGCGGCGAGCACCGGGGGCGATGCGCACGCCGTGCATCTGCACGCCGGGCCCTCCTTCGCCGATGTCGTGGCCCCCGCGCTCGGGATCGCCCTCCTGGAAGCTCCCGCCGACTGGCTCGCCCGGCTCCCCCGAGCGCTCACCCAGCGGGAGATCCGGGCGATGCCCCTGGGCGAGGCGTACCGGTTGCGCCGTCCCGCCTTCGTCAAGTCGCCG
This sequence is a window from Streptomyces parvus. Protein-coding genes within it:
- a CDS encoding AMP-binding protein, producing the protein MPHTVPSPDPGAAASAEPARRAARVEASLTAPGAPFAVVLGERGTREYADGPRTLREFVETTWAYGDAPFLIAGERTCSYGEFFAAASALAVRLRERYGLRPGDRAVIASGNRPEWQIAFWAAQLAGLVAVPLDAGWPEEAFTYALEDCEPGVLLVDGERLGQVAGWARRTGTRVVLFPGGERAADRRRAAFPGGGQATDGLPVERYEDFPAPDPLAAPPDVAPRPEDDATILYTRGATGRPRGAVATHLAQAGAALSARYHAAASARAGGAIPGLEPAPVRPMTFPFSDAAAFTGFYGAMAAGGALALMDDPAGGGPEGPAPLPGHGLASGYGLASGYGLASGYGLAETCGVVLAPFGDDCRAEPGCAGRPAPVTEVLITGPSGEGRPDGEPGELWLRGQSLFRGYWRDAAATGAAFGDGGWFRTGDRAVRRDGWVSIVGRLTGA
- a CDS encoding helix-turn-helix domain-containing protein, yielding MLEQPYFGRRLKQLRSERGLSQAALAGDGMSTGYVSRLESGSRQPTARAVQHLASRLGIGVAAFEEEGRPADSLAQALAIAASATSDAALEALERALYPGDGQDPLLRWQGLWLVAQGRRQHSDHARERVVLEELVALGDELGLPTLRARGFTQLARCLRACGEIVPAVEAATTAHGLARDYDLPVPDMAASLLALVSAESEAGRLTEARVHADELTALNVPRSEPLGAEALWTAAAVRVRQGDLDAAQKLLEEALDGFAGAENLPLWTRLRVAAARLHLQKSPPELGASERYIEQAETGMVFVGIPALEQEVTFIKAEISFQRGQFADARVLLDRVRAADPRMTYRTRVRLEILDSRLLIIEGRDQEGLERMRTLAEEAQAASSIDLAADIWRLLAETLAAARATP
- a CDS encoding aminoglycoside phosphotransferase family protein codes for the protein MIIEPSLVRGLIAAQFPHWTDLPVEAVDASGTANAIYRLGTDKAVRLPRTEGSAADVATEHRWLPRLAGQLPFPVPLPLAQGAPDKSFPRPWSVCTWLEGTNPRPGDASSSSDLLAADLAEFVLALRRIAPEDAPPAYRSEPLASRDRATSEALATLAGIVDAEAVAAAWKESLAAPPFTAAPVWVHGDLQPGNVLVADGRLTAVIDFGCTGLADPAVDLIAAWYLLTPGARQTFRTAIAADDATWTRGRGWALSIALLELTHYRETNPVMARIAAHVIEEIVADTAKRA
- a CDS encoding M6 family metalloprotease domain-containing protein; protein product: MQQPRHRIRRHRRPIALAGATALVIAAMASASTTLPSVGRASAGPAATVQDSALAPCRISAAMGVQMSEGLPTPPGYARSTGEVRALNLMIDFPDAEGTEPATDRFAEFFPQTSEWFRTSSYGRLVYRPEAPLKDWLRMPMAFTEYGIERGSPFEPGYRQLVKDIVAAADPRVDFSEYDLVNILVSPNAGPSALDTVLSVTFSGNDEAPEADGVPLANTSFVYSRQDDGSGSYAETGYRVLPHENGHVFGLPDLYTMEGGGSVGHWDIMSEDWGANNDLLAWHKWKLGWLDNEQISCASQPGVSEHTLGPLAAEGGTKLAFVPLSAQSGYAVEVRTTAGNDEAVCRPGVLIYKVSSDVDTGQGPVSVADATEDSGGCTRRPNVHAELSDAPFRPGQTFTDRANGVRISVLDEDDDGNYRVRVTRP
- a CDS encoding IS481 family transposase, whose protein sequence is MSHRNARLTVHGRRILVDRVLGGRPVAHVAAEMGISRPTAHKWIRRWRAEGDSGLADRSSRPHRTPHRTPRAVEARVCDLRRTRKLGPARIGPVLGLPASTVHRILTRHSLNRLSWIDRPTGTLIRRYERDRPGELIHIDVKKLGRIPDGGGHRTLGRQAGRATRSNMGFDYIHSAVDDHSRLAYSEIHPDEKVATCAGFLTRAAAFFHRQGIPRIERVLTDNAWAYRKGLAWRNALADLGATGKLTRAYRPQTNGKVERFNRTLLDEWAYIRPYTANTERAEALADFLHTYNHHRSHTALGGHPPITRVNNPAGQYT